In Nicotiana tabacum cultivar K326 chromosome 17, ASM71507v2, whole genome shotgun sequence, one DNA window encodes the following:
- the LOC142171922 gene encoding uncharacterized protein LOC142171922, translating to MQNLGGDVQFDICNRLIIVPYEDLFLPSFQATHLVVDSVKPFYHEPWTSWRQIPYNIREQMWDQFRCTWHPQHQNAINSIFEKKVAQRIKDTMFAAQNASKMQDWLRKDVWDKLLEKWNTAEWKAKSEQAKGNDASSKGSSLHTGGSITFAVHKLRLEKERWRDMSHAEEDYHKRVEEWQQTQPPSTQPTPDDMASLWTEAAVGVNKGRVYRLGVRRPTGHPNPLLANSSSSQNQEHMKDMRKIFMI from the exons ATGCAGAATCTTGGAGGGGATGTACAATTTGATATTTGTAATCGATTGATAATTGTCCCCTACGAGGATTT GTTTTTGCCATCCTTTCAGGCTACACATTTGGTTGTGGATTCTGTGAAGCCATTTTATCATGAGCCGTGGACTTCTTGGAGACAGATACCGTACAACATCAGAGAGCAAATGTGGGATCAATTTAgg TGTACATGGCATCCTCAACATCAAAATGCAATAAATAGTATTTTCGAGAAGAAGGTTGCTCAGCGGATTAAAGATACTATGTTCGCTGCTCAGAATGCTAGTAAAATGCAGGACTGGTTAAGAAAAGATGTTTGGGATAAACTTCTTGAGAAATGGAATACCGCAGAATGGAAGGCGAAGAGTGAACAAGCAAAGGGAAACGATGCCTCTAGTAAAGGTAGCTCGTTGCACACAGGAGGTTCGATTACTTTTGCGGTCCATAAACTAAGATTG gaaaaggaaagatGGCGAGATATGAGTCACGCTGAG GAAGATTATCATAAAAGGGTGGAAGAATGGCAACAAACTCAGCCTCCTTCAACTCAACCAACACCTGATGATATGGCTTCATTGTGGACAGAGGCAGCGGTTGGAGTAAACAAAGGCAGAGTCTACAGACTAGGAGTACGTCGACCTACAGGTCATCCAAACCCACTCTTAGCcaactcttcttcttctcaaaatcaagaacatatGAAAGATATGAGGAAAATATTCATGATTTGA
- the LOC142171923 gene encoding uncharacterized protein LOC142171923 produces the protein MEFVHRRWMYNRNHPNRAGLRNEFIEGVAEFIAKAQTLDDFLIGGRIRCPYVKCKCVKLLKSDEVKVHLYKKGFVENYYIWTVHGENHASLDDVNFHNSFGGEGSPSAEHNVENYRYNEMMRDVFRTFPGVQSESNDEAKHFYEQLVEASRPLYEGSVYSKLSVAIRLLSIKSESFISQAGMNSIIRLMNELNPSNIDLPKDLYTAKKLVCKLDLSSERTDYCEKGCMLFYKDDVSLENCKFCNQLRFKEIINANTKKKVPVKEMHCLPLIPRLKRLYASMSSTSHMRWHYEHRRPPGILCHPSDGEAWKHFDRVFPEFASEPRNFRLGLCTDGFTPFVVSGAPYSYWPVFVTPYNLPLELCMTSPYMFLTCIVPGPRNTKNLIDVYLQPLIDKLQLLWNQGVETYDISTKQNIRLHPALMWTINNFSAYGMLSGLGS, from the coding sequence atggaatttgtgcatcgtagatggatgtataataggaatcaTCCTAATCGTGCGGGGTTGAGGAATGAATTTATTGAAGGGGTTGCTGAATTTATTGCTAAGGCTcaaacacttgatgattttcttATTGGAGGAAGAATTAGGTGTCCTTATGTGAAATGTAAGTGTGTTAAGTTATTGAAATCAGACGAAGTTAAAGTTCATCTCTACAAGAAAGGGTTTGTAGAAAATTATTATATATGGACTGTTCACGGGGAGAATCATGCTAGTTTAGATGATGTTaactttcataattcttttggTGGTGAGGGTAGCCCCAGTGCGGAGCATAATGTTGAAAATTATCGATACAATGAAATGATGAGGGATGTTTTTAGGACGTTTCCTGGGGTTCAATCCGAATCAAATGATGAGGCTAAGCATTTCTATGAACAATTAGTGGAAGCTAGTCGTCCATTGTATGAAGGCTCAGTGTATTCCAAGTTGTCTGTTGCGATTAGATTGCTAAGTATTAAATCGGAGAGTTTTATTTCCCAAGCGGGCATGAATTCTATTATTAGGCTTATGAATGAACTTAATCCGAGTAACATTGACTTACCAAAAGATTTGTACACTGCTAAAAAATTGGTTTGTAAGTTGGATCTTTCATCAGAGAGAACTGATTATTGTGAGAAAGGTTGCATGTTATTCTATAAGGATGACGTATCTCTAGAGAACTGTAAATTTTGTAATCAGCTTCGTTTTAAGGAAATCATAAATGCCAATACAAAAAAGAAAGTTCCAGTTAAAGAAATGCATTgcttacctcttatacctaggttaaagaggttgtaTGCATCAATGAGCTCTACttctcatatgagatggcactatgAACATAGAAGGCCACCTGGTATTCTCTGCCATCCGTCAGATGGAGAAGCGTGGAAGCATTTTGATAGGGTGTTCCCCGagtttgctagtgaaccaagaaACTTTAGGTTGGGATTATGCACAGATGGATTTACTCCATTTGTTGTCTCTGGTGCACCATATTCATATTGGCCAGTGTTTGTTACTCCGTATAATCTTCCGCTCGAGTTGTGTATGACAAGTCCATATATGTTCCTAACTTGTATTGTTCCAGGTCCACGCAATACGAaaaatttgattgatgtatacTTGCAGCCTTTGATTGATAAGTTACAATTATTATGGAATCAAGGTGTAGAAACATATGATATATCAACTAAACAAAATATCAGATTGCATCCTGCTTTGATGTGGACTATAAATAATTTTTCTGCTTATGGAATGTTGTCCGGGCTGGGAAGTTAG